CCGGCTCGATGTGAATGGCGAAACGCCGCCGCCTGGCAAAATACTTCGACTCTTCCAGGAATTCCGTTTCAAGCTCCACGGTCGGCTGATACACCGTGCTGAACACCCGCTTGATCGGCTGCACGAATCCTGTCGCCGTATATTCCATCCGGGCGGTCAACGGAAGACCGCAGCCCCAGGTTCTGCTGTACCGCTTCTTCGGAAAGCCGCCGAACAGAGCCACGAGGGCAAGGCCGAGCGCCCCCGCCGCGACAAGGATGAGGGCGAGCCCCGGGGAAGACAGGCTCGCATACTCCGCATCGACCGGCGTCAGCATCCACCCCTCAAGCCCCAGCATCCTCTCCGCGATGGACACGCCGGCCATCGGCGCGGTGATCCGGTCCAGCATCGGCACCACAACCATGGGGGCGAGTCCCAGCAGGATACAGACGGCCGCGAGCAGCCCCATTCCGATTCGCATCGGCCAAGGGACTTCTTCGGCATGACGCGCGTGGACACTGCGGGGCAGGGCCAGGAACGAGATGCCGAACGCCTTGGCAAAGCAAGCCAAGGCCAGCACTCCGGTGAGCGCCAGCATCGCAGCGGCCAGCGGGAGCATGAATTTCATCAGCACCGAGGGGAGCTGAACGCTCATGAAGAGGCTTTGAAAGATCAGCCATTCGCTGACAAATCCATTCGTGGGCGGGAGTGCGGCAATGGAGACGGCGCCAATGAGAAAGAAGAGCCCGGTCCAAGGCATCCGGCGCAGCAGACCGCCATATTCCTCCATGTTCCGAGTGTGGGTCGCATAGAGCAGCGACCCCGCGCCCAGAAACAGCAAGGACTTGAACATGGCATGGTTGATCGTGTGATAGAGACCCGCCACCAGCCCGAGCGCAGCCAGCTCGCGGAGCCCATAACTTTGAAAGATCATCCCCGCGCCGATGCCAAGCAGTATGATCCCGATATTCTCGACGCTGTGATAGGCCAGGAGTCGCTTGAGATCATGCTCCATCAAGGCATACATGACGCCGAGCCATGCGGAGACGGCGCCAAGCCCCAGCACGGTGAATCCCCACCACCAGGGAAACTCTCCGCCGAGAAAGTCGAACGTGACGCGCAGCAAGCCATAGATCGCCGTCTTGATCATGACGCCCGACATGAGGGCGGAGACATGCGACGGGGCGGCTGGATGGGCATACGGCAGCCACACGTGCAGCGGCACGACACCCGCCTTGGCACCGAAGCCAATCAGAGCGGCCAGAAAGGCGGCCGTCCGCAGGCTGCCGGATAACGGCTGCTCAGGATGACGGAACCCCTCGAACGAGAACGTCGCCCCCTGCTGGAAGCACACAAGAAACGCCACCGTGATGAACGCCGTGCCGACATGGGTCATGATCAGATAAAAGAAACTCGCATGCCGCACGTCCGGATCCGCATGATCCGTGGCGACAAGGAAATAGGACGCCAGGGACATCAGTTCCCAGAGAAGGAGAAACAAGAACCCGTTGTCCGCGAGCACCACCAGCGTCATGGAGCCGAGGAACGCATTGAAGAGCGATCCCAGTGCGGCCACTGACACCCGGCCCTGAAAAGACCGCAGATACCCGATGGCATAGATGGACGCGGCCAACCCGGCGAGAGAAACGGTGAACACAAAGAACGCCGCGAGGGCATCGAGCCGGAAGGCGAACGTCAGCAGAGGAATCGCCGAATTGATCGAGAGCCGCATCGGGACGGAGGCCGTGAGGCCAAGCAGGCCGAGAGCGACACCTGAGCCGGTTGCCAGGATGCCGCACACGCCTGCCGCGAGGCTCTGGGCCTGCGGGCGCCGCAGGCAGAGCGGCAGCCCAATACCAGCCGCATAACAGGCCAGCAGCACCCACAATACGGTCAGCATCGCGTCATCCGATCGGCCAGCCCCTGTCTTCGACAGCCACGCGCGCACCCCTCCCCATTAGATTCCTGACTGCAACGATCGGCCGGTCCTGGTCCTGCAGCGGCTCATGCCCTCTCTCGCTTTCAGATTATTTGCATCGGCAGCCAGCACGGCAGTCCAGTGGGAACACGCCTCCTCATACTGGCCAAGTTCCTCCAGCAGCCTGGCCAGCTCACTTCGGGACATCAGGTCGGTCGGGCAGTCGGCCAATAGTTGCTGCAATTGCGTCAGGCGATGAATCCAAAAGGAATCGGACATAAAACACCCTCACTAGATCTCCGGCACGAACCACCACACGCGCACTCATGCGTGCCGCATCTCAACAGAGCCATGCATTAAGAAACAGCTGATACCGTCATGCTGTGCATGCACGATGCCACAAATACGTTCCAGGCGGTTTTCATGTCTGGGGGAATGAATCTGCGGATTTATATGGATCGGAGGATCCTTACCGAGAGGGTAGGAGACACACCATTCCCGATAGTCTGCAAGATTTGCAGATTCACCCACCGGACGAAAAAGATCGCCGTGCAATTCTTGCAGAAACGCAACGGGTACGCGGAATTCACGGTTTTTCGATCAGCCAGGTGTGCAACGCTTGCGGGTTGCGAGAGAACGACGGGGAGGCGCATTTTTCTGGAGGTTACTCGCGAATACCGTATTCTTTGATCTTATATTGCAGCGCGCGAAGACTGATCCCGAGGAGATTGGCCGCTTTTTCTCGATGGTTGGTCACTTCCGCCAGCGTGCGCCGGATTGTTTCCCGCTCGATCTCCTTCAAGGAAGACCCCAATGCCACGACCATCGTACGGGCGTCCTCCTTGCTCGCCCGAATTTCTTCAGGGAGATGCTCCGGCTGAATGGCCGGATCTTTCACCGTAATCACGAGCCGCTCCATCAAATTCCGCAATTGGCGGATATTGCCGGGCCAGGCATAGAGCCGGAGCAGCCGCATCGCCTCGCGGGAGATCTCTTTGGGTGCGCGATGATGCTGCGCGGCACACTCCCTCAGAAAACGGTCGGCCAGGAGCGGAATATCGTCGCCCCGCTCACGCAGCGGCGGAAGCCGGATCGGCACGACGTTAAGCCGGTAATAAAGATCTTCCCGAAACAGGCCCTGCTTGACCGCTTCCTCAAGGTTGCGGTTGGTCGCCGCGATAATCCTGGCATCGACCGTAATCACCTTCGTGCCGCCCAGGCGCCGGAATTCTTTGGTCTCCAGAACGCGCAAAAAATCGACCTGGGACTTCAACGACAATTCCCCGACCTCGTCCAGCAGCAGCGTGCCGCCATGAGCCAGCTCGAACCGCCCGGCCTTGGTCGTCACCGCGCCGGTAAACGCGCCCTTTTCATATCCGAACAGCTCGCTCTCGAAGAGGTTCTCCGGCAATGCGCCGCAATTCATCGTCACAAACGGCCCGGCGGCCCTGGCACTTCGATGGTGAATAGCCCGGGCCACAAGCTCTTTCCCGGTGCCGCTTTCTCCCGTCAGCAAGACGGTGACTGCGCTGTCGGCGACCATGTCCACCAGGCTGTACACCCGCTGCATAGGCTCGCTCTCGCCCACCAGCTCGTCGAATCTGGTCCGTGCCTCAAGCCGCTCCCTGAGCTGTTTGTTCTCCTGCGCCAGCGCACGGCGCTCCAGGGCTTTTTCGACCACGATGTGAAACCGGTCCCGATCGATCGGCTTGGTGAGATAGTCGTACGCCCCCAGCCGCATCGCTTCGATGGCCGTATCGATGGACCCAAAGGCGGTCATCACGATGGCTTCCGTCTCTGGCCATTTCTCTTTCATGCGCCGAAGGAACTCCATGCCGCCCAGGCCGGGCATCCGTAAATCGGTGATCACCACATCCGCCTTCGTGTGTTCGAGCAGCGCGAGCGCCTCTTCCGCGGTTCCCGCCCCTTGCACCTTGTGCCCAAGCTTTTCCAGCATGGTAACGAGCGCCGACCGGATATTCACCTCATCTTCCACAATGAGGATGTGCGCGTGTCCGGTCATCGGTCACGCACCAACGCGCACGGTGTGGCCGTGACGGCGGGGAGCCTGATCACAACCGTGGTGCCTCTGCCGGTGGTGCTGGACACCTGGATCGTTCCTCCATGATCCTCGACAATGCGATAGGCGATGGCCAGACCGAGTCCGCTACCCGCAGCCTTGGTGGTGTAAAACGGCTCGAACAGCCGGGGCAGCTCGTCTTGCTTGATACCCACTCCGCTATCTTGGACCGTCAGCTCCACCCATTCCTTTTCGTCCGCCTTGCATCCCCTTGCGGCCACCTGGCAGAGGCCTCCTTCCGGCATCGCCTGGAACGCATTCACGATGACATTCACCAGCACTTGGCTGATTTCGGTCTCATCTCCCATGATCGCGGGCAAGGGATCGGACGTGTTGGACTTAAGCTGGATATGGTGATCCTGCGCTTCATACCGCAACAGAGACATGATGTGGGAGAGTAATTGCCCGGTGTCGACCGCATGCAGACGGAGCGTGCCGGGTCGCGCGAATTTCATAAAGTTGTCGAGGATGGCTCCGAGCCGGCGGGTTTCCGCGTTCAAGACGTGCAGGTATTTATCCACTACCGCTGCGGAACGTGAGCCACCCTGCAGCTCCTGTTCTAGCAGATGAAGGTTCAAGTCGATGGCACTCAAGGGATTGCGCAGCTCATGCGCAACACCCGCTGACAGAGTATGCAGTCCCGTGAGTTTGTCTGCGACCCGCACGCGCCGCTCCAGATCCAGCAGTTCCGTGACATCCTTGAGCAGCACAATGACGCCGACCGGACGCCCATCGCCTCCCGTCAAATCCGCGGTGGTGAGGCGGATGGTGTGCGCCTGGTCGCCGGTGCGATACGGTATATCCTGATGGTCCACATGGCGGTTATTATGGAGCGCCTCATCGAGTGCCCTACGAATTAAGTCTCCCTCGGCAAACATCCGTCCATAGAACTGGCCGAGCAATTCTTCCGTCGATCGTTTCAGCGTTGCCACGGCCGCAGGATTGACGGCGGTAATCTGGCCGCTGCGGTTAATCGTCAGCACCCCGGTCGGAATGCTGTCAAGGATGGTTCTTGCAAGCCCCTTCACTTCCTCGAGAGTCCGTCTGGTGCTGTCGTAATGGAGAACGGTGATGACCGCGGCAATCCCGATCGCGCTAACCAAGAACACAAGCAGTGTGACTGCGATCAGGTCATGCCTCGATTGCCAGAGGGCCGGGAACCACTCCGTGGGTACCGCGTGTCCTTGCGTAAGCCCTTGAAGCAAGAGTTTGTCATGCTCCAAGTTAAACAAGAGGATGACCGAGACAACCAGGCCCAAAAGGAGGAGGACAGAGGTAATGAGACGGTACGGAATGTGCCGAAACCAGGCGGATGTGGGGATAGGCCTAAACATCGTGATAGTCGGGAACCTTTGCTTTCATGCTATCACGGGAAAGACACTCGGTATAGCCTGTCACTCTTCCGGCGGTAGGAACCATGGCGGCACAACCCGGCACTCCATATGAGACTCCTCGTGCTTCCGCATTCCGCTATCGGCCACAACCTTCGCCTTCGCAGCCGCCCATTCCGCCGCCTGGTCCCATCATGGGTCCCCCGCCTCTTCCATGGCCCATCATGCCGGGGACATGGTCTCCGGCAAAGCTCCGCTCATATTGGATAATCGTCCAGATTTCGTCGTCGGTGAGCTGGTCTCCAAACCCGATCATGGACGTCCCGGGTGAGCCATATTTGATCACCCAGAAGATTTCCCCCTCGGTGCGGTGGCGCCAGAAACCGTGATGCTGGAAATTTCTCGGCGAGGGATCGAGGCCCGCCGCCGCCATGCCATTGCCCGACCCGTCCCTCCCATGGCAATTGAAGCAGGTCCCCTTGCCATTGTAGAGGGCCTTGCCCTTCTCGACGGTCTCCGGTGAGTCCGGCAAGGGGCTGGCCAGCGCGCGCGCTTCAGCCAGCGTGCCGGCCGGCACGCGCGGCTGCATGACATGGCGCTCATCCGCCCATAAGGCCGATGCAGTCAACACACCGGCTGCGGCAAGAGCGGTCAGCATACGAGAGGGGCGCATGATTCTCCTCGTTCCATCCGCTAGAAATCGAGTTCGACCATCTTGCGATGGAACCGCGTGATCACATTCGGATCCGGTGTCAGCCGGACCTGGGCCGTGTCCTTCCCTTTATACGGCAGGAGATTCAGCACATGGCGCAGGCTTTCCAGACGGGCCGCCTGCTTATCGTTCGCTTTGACGATAATCCAGGGGCTGAACGTCGTATGGGTCTTGCTGAACATTTCTTCTTTGTAGCGGGTGTACGAGTCCCAGAGCTCTTGCGCCTTCTCATCGACGGGACTCAGCTTCCATTGTTTGAGCGGATTCTGGCGTCGTGCCTCAAAACGCTTGGCCTGCTCCTCTTTGGATATGGAAAACCAGAACTTGATGATCGTCACGCCGTCTTCGTAGAGCATATGCTCGAATTCCGTAACCTGCTGCAGAAACCGCTGATGTTCCTTCTTGCTGCAAAATCCCATCACCGGCTCGACCACCGCGCGGTTGTACCAACTGCGGTCGAAGAAGACGATTTCCCCCTTATTGGGAAGCTGGCGGATATAGCGCTGGAAATACCACTGGCCTTTCTCTTCATCCGTCGGTTTCGGCAGTGCCACGACGCGCATTGCGCGAGGGTTCAGATGTTCCGTAAAGCGGCGAATCGTGCCGCCCTTCCCGGCGGCATCGCGTCCCTCGACGAGGATCGCAATCCGCTGCCCTTCGTTCTGAACCCATCGTTGCAGCCGCACCAGCTCCACTTGCAGCGCCCGCAGCTCCTGCTCATACAGCAAGGTCTTTCGGATCTCTTCAAGATCGACCTCCTTGCTCTTCAATAATTGCAGCAGCCCTTTCCGCGTATTAATGCGGCGAAGATCGTCTTCCGTCAGGGCAAGCGCCGCCTCTCCGCTCCGCACGGCGGCCATGGCGCTCTTTCCAGCCTTCCGCTGCCGGTAGCCGTCCCCTTCCCGCGGCACGACAGTCGGAATCGTTTCCAACTCATCGGCCAGAAGCTTGCCGTCACGTCCGGCAAGCGCCTCAGCCTCCGCGTGAGATTCTTGTCGGTCTTTGGTCTTGCCGGTCGATTCTTCGTCAGATGCCATAGCGCTACCGTTTCCTTTCACAGAAACAACAGACCATCAGAATGCCACGTTCCTGCCGCGTTGATCCACTTCTTTGCTGGAATCCGGCATGCCCATGCCCTCGTCAGGTCGTCGGCACCCCGACTGCCGAAAATGGTAAATGTGGCCATCGATTGCTCCTCCAACATCCATCAGAAGAAAAGAGCGTATGGCTGATAGCCGGTAGCATAGGAGCAAGACGGATATCCTTCCGGCTGCCTCCGAGCCATACGCCATCAGCTATAGACTCCGCTCTTCTACTTCGGTCCCTTGAACGTCGCTTTCACATAGGCCATGACATCGGCCACGCCCTGCTGCCCGATGGTCAACCCCCAATAGGGCATGTTGGCAGACTTGCCCATCGCCGCCCCGCCATGGTTGATCATATTGTAGAGATACTCGGTCGGGACTTCGCTGAAGTTGATATTGGCATGAATGGCTGGCTTGGGCTCCAGGGTGGCCGCAGCCGGACCGTCGCCCTTGCCGGTCGCCCCATGGCATTGCATACAATACTCTTTATAGATCACTTTCCCTCGCCCCACGCTGGCTTTCCCAAACTCGGGTGCCGTCCAGGGTTCATAGTACGTGAAGTCCGGCACACCCTGAACAGCGAGAAATCCAAGAACCGCGCGCAATTGAGGCTCGGTCGCATCGGCCAAGAACTCGCCGCTGTGCGGCACGAAATCTTGCGGATTCAACCCAAACCGGAACAGCCAGTCCATGTTGTACCGTTGGCCGGCTTTCTCCAATGCCGCGCTCTGTTGCCCGCCGATGAGTGTCCCGTTTTCCTCAATCGTGTGACAGCCAAGGCAGGCATGCGCCTTATAGGCCATGCCGCCGAAGGCCGCTTCGAACTTGGTCACCTTCGTCACATCATACGCGCCGACTTTCACCCGGGGATCCTTGTTGTTCTTCTCGAAGTAGTCGGCGATGGCGCCGGCCTCCGCTTCGGTGACCACGGGATGTTTCACCGGACCTTCGCTGAGATCCCAGCGATACCCTTTCGCATAGAGCGGCGCCTCCTTCCCGGTCAGCCATCGGATCAGCCAGGGACGCTGGTACTTGCTGCCGGCCCAAATGAGATCGGGTGCGCGCAGGTTGAATCGCGAGTCGGCTTGCCCTTCCAATCGATGGCATTGGACACAGGCCTGCTGGATCAGCTCCTTCGCCCGGGGCTGATCGGCTCCGAACAACAGACGCGGAGCGGACATCAACCCCACCAGCGTCAACAGCGCCCCGCCGGCCAGCATCCCTTTCCTCAAACTCATAACCGCTCCTTTCGGCTGTGGTGAGCACGGCTCACCGTTACTTCGATAACAACCAGGCCTGCACATCCGCAATATCCTGATGACTCAGCACGGAACCCCAGGCGGGCATGGGCCCGCGCCCGTGGAGCACCGTTTCCCAAAATAGATCGTCATGTTTGAGAATAGGATTCTTCGCCAGCTTCGGCCCCATCCCGCCGGTTGCACCGGCTCCATGGCACGCCTGGCAGTTGTGCTCGAAAATACCGGCGCCTCTGTCAGCCAGGCCGACGAGCGGCCCTTCCGCCACCGGTTCCTGCGTGAGCGGCTCCGCCTTCCTCAATTCCTGATCGAGCGGGGCCAGATGATCCGGCGCGCCCGGATGATACCGCGCCGACAGATACCGCACGAGGAGCGCGGCTTCATCCTCGGACATCTCCGCGCCCCAATGTTTCATTTTGTCGACCGTCGCCAGCCAGCGCTCTCTGGGCAACCGCTGTTGAGACACGAGATCCGGGCTATGGCACACGGAACAGCGCGCGATAATCAATCCCTCGGCCCGTGGCGCCAACGCGGCGCTCACCGATGCCAGCTCGTCTTCTTGCGCCGACGTGACCACCGCCAGCCCGATGCACCCGAGGAGCAGCGCGAGCCCCACGGATCGAACACGAACGGCATCGTTTCGTTTCACGTTTCACGCCTCACGTTTCATGCGCCTGAGACCGTCACCGTCACGCGATCCCACCCGTTCCATAAAAACCCGCTGGGATTCCAGGGGCTGGTGTGGGGCTGCACCTCTCCGCCCGCATCCGTTGCGCGAGAGAGAATCGTCACCGAACCAGGCCCCTTGGGTTTCCACAGAAACTGCCATTGCCTCCAGGCATAGGGCTCGTCCTCACCGACCAGCCTCGCCTGCTCCCACGTCTGGCCTTCGTCAAACGACAGCTCCACGGCCGCGACGGGCGTCTCTCCGCTCCAGGCCACCCCCTGCACCGTCACCGGCCCCTGCCCGACTTGCGTCCCTTCTGGCGGTGAGGCAATGAGCGATTTCACCACCATCGCTTCCACGGGAACCATCGACGTGCCGGGCAGACCGGAGTTCGGCTGAATGGCCGTGACCGGCACACGATAGGCCGTCTGCATGTAGTAGCCCTTCGCTTCATCCGCCTGCACCGTGATGTCGGTCAGCCATTTGATGCAGGAATCCGCCATCCAGCCCGGCGTAATGACCCGCAGCGGGGCGCCGTGCAACAGCGGCAAGGGGCGCCCGTTCATCTCATAGGCGAGAAGCGTGTCCGGATGCAGGGCTTTCTCCAACGGAATACTGCGGATAAACAGCGGCACCGCTGCCACCACCGGCCGGTCGGCGCCTTGCAATTGGACATGCTTGGCCTGATGGCGGAGGCCGGCTTTGGCCAGCACATCCCGCAGCCGCACGCCGGTCCATTGCGCATTGCCGACCGCGCCCCGCTCCCATTGCACACCGGGGACTTTCGGACGATGAAAGGCCCGCCCATTGCCGCTGCATTGCACGACCGCCGTGATCGTCACCCGTTCGAACTGCGTGAGTTCCTTGAGCGTAAGCACCAACGGCTGCTCGATGAGCCCCCCGACACGGAGTCTCCAGTTGGCCTCGGCAATCAGCTCCGGCGCAGGCGGCCCAAAATGACTCCGCACAAAAAAACGATGAGTGGGAGTGAGGAACGAGGTGAATTCGCGCACCGGCGTTTCGGCGTCATAGGGCCTGGTGACCCGTGCGATCAAGGGGCCGGACTCGTTGGATGACGGATCGTTTCCGGCGGCTCGTGCCGCAACAGGACGATGGCTCACCATCGCACTCAGGCCAAGGCCTTGCAGGACCTTCCCCAGCCAGGCCCGCCGAGAGAGACTCATAGCCCGGCCTTCCCTTCCGGCGGCTGGGGGAGCGCATGACCGTGCGGGTTCAACTTGATCGACACGTTCGGCGCCACGGCAACCGATTGATGGACGGTGCAGCCATGCGCCACCTTTAACAGCCGCTCCTTTTGTTCCGGCGTAATGCGATGCGGCAGATGAATGGCCAAGGCGATCGCACCGACGCGATGCGGGCCTTCGGCCATCGTCCACTCGGCATCGACCGTCAAGCCGTCCCGGGAGATGTTGTGCCGTGCGCAGAATTGGCCGACGAAATACCCGACACAACTGGCCACCGATCCGACAAACAGTTCAACAGGGCTCATCCCCGCATCGTGCCCGCCATCTTCAACCGGCTGATCGGTGATAATCCGATGCCGTCCGCTCGTGACGTCATATCGCGTCCCGCCATGATAGGCCACCGTGAGCGTCATCGCGCACCTCCCGGATCAGGAAGCCTGACCGCCAGCCAAAGACAAAGCGCACCCAGCGGAACCGCCAGCATAACGCCCGGCATCCCGAATGATTCGTGAATGGTCACCGGCCCATACTGGCCGAGGGCCATCAACACCGTTTCCAAATCCGGAAACATGAAAGCAAACACCAGCGCGCCGAGCAACCCGCCAAAGACCGTCGCCCAGGCATCCGGTTTGCCTTCCGCCGCCGCGGCCAGCGCGGTGCCGGGACAATACCCTGTCACGGCAAAACCGACACCGAAGATCGCACCGGCCACCACCATTCCCGGGAGATACAAATCTTTCACTTTCATGTGGGCCAGTCCCAGCGCATCCAGAAGATGCACCCCGATCAACCCTACCCCGATCGCCGTCAGAATGACTTTCATGATGGTCATATCCTTGAGCCGCAACGCATTGGTAATTTTCGTATGGCTAGAGGCTCCCGACAATTGCAGCACGGCTCCGAAGGCGGCCCCCAACACCAATCCCAACAGCAGCTTCATTGCTTCCCCCAATCGCCATATAGCCATCGCGCCGTCAGGATCGCGCTGACAAAGAGCACCGCCGAAAAGACCAGCGAACTGACCGCAAGCTGAGATACGCCGCTGATCATGTGGCCGGACGTACAGCCTCCGCCGAATCGCGCACCGAACAGGAGCAAAAATCCCCCGATGCACGACCAGACCAGACGCCGCCCGGGAATCGGTCCAAACCGATGAGCCCACTCACCGGGCACCAGCCTAGTACTGAATCGCTTGGTGGCCCATGCAGCTAGAAAGGCCCCGATCGGAATGCCCAGCACAAAAAAGAACTCATAGGTCGCCAGCGTCCAGCCACCTGCCGCCTCCGACAGGTAGGCGCTCTGGTCGGCGACGTCCGGCAGCACCTGATGCAGCAGCACCCCGTCCAAGACCACATACTGCGTCGAGACTCCGATCGGCTGCACCAGCGCGACGGCCACGATCAGCACGAGACCGATCCCCAGCCCACCGGTCCACCAGGGAATGGCCGGAGCAGTCGTATGATCCGGTGAATCAGCCCTCTGGGGATTTGGGAAGTTGGTCATCGTTCGCGCTTTCACTTCACCACGTCATCCTCTTACGTCTTACGTTTTACGTCTCACGCCCTAATACGGCACATCCACCGGCTTCCCGCCCTTCGGCCAATCCTGCGCTTTGGCCGGGAAATCAGGACGCGGCTGCCCCAGGATAAATGCCGCCACATCAAACGCTTCGTCGTCGGTCACCGTCCATCCCCAACCGCGCGGCATATTTGCCTTGATAAACGACGCCGCCACACTCACACGCGCCATCCCTGCCGCGATATTATACGAACCCGGCCCCCATAGCGGCGGCGCGGCCATCGTCCCTTGTCCATCAGATCCATGGCAAAAGACACATTTCTTGGCAAAGACCGTCTTGCCGTTCACGGCATCCGGCGGCCGAGTAGCTGTGATGCGGGGAATCCCTCGCCAGGGAACAGCGCTTCCCTTCGGCACATTCTGTGACAGCCAATCGATATAAGCGACCACCGCCGCCAATTTCGAACTGTCGGGCGGCAAGGCTTTGCCGTTCAAACTGCGCTCAAAACACTCATTGATCCGATCGGCCAGACTCATCTGCCGATCTGCCCGAGCCCGGTATTCCGGATACAGCCGGCTGAGGCCCACAAAGGAGGCGGCATTCGGATTCAGCCCCGCATCGAGATGGCAATTGGTACAGTTCAGCTTGTTCCCCACATAGGGCTGCCCGTATTCCTGCGTGTCGGCGACAATCTTGAAGCCCAACCGGATCTGCTCGCCGCGCTGGTCGCCCCGGATCGTCTCCGGAGACGGCGGGGCAAACAACGCATCGAACGCCGGTTCGTGTTTCTGCGAAGAATCATTGGACTCAGCCGCCTGCCCCACCCTCGGTGGAGGAATACACCCTGCGGCAACGCTTCCGGCGGCCGCCAACAGCAAACACCCCAGCGCAATACGGCGCATGACCAACCTCTTAATGTTTGGGACAGCAGCCCGTTGGACAGGTATTGATGCCCAGCACCGTCCACAAGGGGCAAAAACCGATGGCCCCTGTCACCAGCGCAATCGTACCCACCACGAATGCGATCCCCGTTCCCACCGGAGGCAACCCGGCAAACGCGCCAACCCCCAGCGCCACAATCCCAACGACGATTCGGATAGGCCGTTCAATTCCTCCGACATTGCATGTCATGATGAAACCTCCCGGTTATAGACTACGGAGCGCAATGCGTCCCTCCTTCCTTGGAGTCAAGAGATGGCAAAGAGATTCATCCTTGCCCCGACCGATTAATCCTGCCGAAACGTTCGCACGTACGCCAGGACGTCCCAGATTTCATCATCGGACAACGCGGTGCTCCAGGCCCCCATCGCGGTATTGGGCTTGCCGTCATGAATGCGCTTGAACAAGCTGGCATCCAATCGCCGTTGAATCGCGTCCGAGGTGAGATCAGCCGGCTTGGGCACGAGCTGAAGACCCATCGCCCCTTTCCCATCGATTCCGTGGCACCGGATACAGGTATTGGTATAGATCTCTCGGCCCGTCACCGCATCACGTTGCGCCGCCGGCGCAGGGAGATCCTTCAACCCTCCACCGCCGCCGAACCCGGCTGAGATCATTCCAACCAAGATACTGAGCGCGATGCCGGCGATACGCATAGGTCACCCCTTTCCTCAGGGAAACTACTGCGAGCGATGTGCCAGGAGTGCGCTATGCGCTGGCGCATAAAATTCTGCAATTTGCCAGTGAGTTAGTCGTCGGCGGACAGCCGGCCTGCGGGGAGTGGCGAGAAATGCCCCGTGGCCCATTGAGGGGTCTGTCCCAAGATGCCCCAGCAGAGAACGATTACGTAATGGTGGGCACCAAGGTCACCTGGGCCTTCATGGAATTCGAAATAAGACAATTCGCTTCCGCCTTCTCGATAAGTTCTTTGGCTTTGACGGGATCACCCCCCGCGGGCAGCGTTATCACTGGCTTGAGCGTGAGCGCCGTAAACTGAAACTTGCCATCCACCAGTTCGAGCCGCCCCTCGGCGGAGCTTTCATAGGCCGTGAACGCCAATCCAGCCCGCTCCGCCACCGCCAGAAATGTCGTCATCAAACAGATATTGGCCGACGCCACGAATAGATCTTCCGGCGACCAGATGCCGTCATGCCCTTTGAACTCC
This is a stretch of genomic DNA from Nitrospira sp.. It encodes these proteins:
- a CDS encoding ATP-binding protein; the encoded protein is MFRPIPTSAWFRHIPYRLITSVLLLLGLVVSVILLFNLEHDKLLLQGLTQGHAVPTEWFPALWQSRHDLIAVTLLVFLVSAIGIAAVITVLHYDSTRRTLEEVKGLARTILDSIPTGVLTINRSGQITAVNPAAVATLKRSTEELLGQFYGRMFAEGDLIRRALDEALHNNRHVDHQDIPYRTGDQAHTIRLTTADLTGGDGRPVGVIVLLKDVTELLDLERRVRVADKLTGLHTLSAGVAHELRNPLSAIDLNLHLLEQELQGGSRSAAVVDKYLHVLNAETRRLGAILDNFMKFARPGTLRLHAVDTGQLLSHIMSLLRYEAQDHHIQLKSNTSDPLPAIMGDETEISQVLVNVIVNAFQAMPEGGLCQVAARGCKADEKEWVELTVQDSGVGIKQDELPRLFEPFYTTKAAGSGLGLAIAYRIVEDHGGTIQVSSTTGRGTTVVIRLPAVTATPCALVRDR
- a CDS encoding sigma-54 dependent transcriptional regulator; translation: MTGHAHILIVEDEVNIRSALVTMLEKLGHKVQGAGTAEEALALLEHTKADVVITDLRMPGLGGMEFLRRMKEKWPETEAIVMTAFGSIDTAIEAMRLGAYDYLTKPIDRDRFHIVVEKALERRALAQENKQLRERLEARTRFDELVGESEPMQRVYSLVDMVADSAVTVLLTGESGTGKELVARAIHHRSARAAGPFVTMNCGALPENLFESELFGYEKGAFTGAVTTKAGRFELAHGGTLLLDEVGELSLKSQVDFLRVLETKEFRRLGGTKVITVDARIIAATNRNLEEAVKQGLFREDLYYRLNVVPIRLPPLRERGDDIPLLADRFLRECAAQHHRAPKEISREAMRLLRLYAWPGNIRQLRNLMERLVITVKDPAIQPEHLPEEIRASKEDARTMVVALGSSLKEIERETIRRTLAEVTNHREKAANLLGISLRALQYKIKEYGIRE
- a CDS encoding c-type cytochrome; protein product: MRPSRMLTALAAAGVLTASALWADERHVMQPRVPAGTLAEARALASPLPDSPETVEKGKALYNGKGTCFNCHGRDGSGNGMAAAGLDPSPRNFQHHGFWRHRTEGEIFWVIKYGSPGTSMIGFGDQLTDDEIWTIIQYERSFAGDHVPGMMGHGRGGGPMMGPGGGMGGCEGEGCGR
- the hyfB gene encoding hydrogenase 4 subunit B, which encodes MLTVLWVLLACYAAGIGLPLCLRRPQAQSLAAGVCGILATGSGVALGLLGLTASVPMRLSINSAIPLLTFAFRLDALAAFFVFTVSLAGLAASIYAIGYLRSFQGRVSVAALGSLFNAFLGSMTLVVLADNGFLFLLLWELMSLASYFLVATDHADPDVRHASFFYLIMTHVGTAFITVAFLVCFQQGATFSFEGFRHPEQPLSGSLRTAAFLAALIGFGAKAGVVPLHVWLPYAHPAAPSHVSALMSGVMIKTAIYGLLRVTFDFLGGEFPWWWGFTVLGLGAVSAWLGVMYALMEHDLKRLLAYHSVENIGIILLGIGAGMIFQSYGLRELAALGLVAGLYHTINHAMFKSLLFLGAGSLLYATHTRNMEEYGGLLRRMPWTGLFFLIGAVSIAALPPTNGFVSEWLIFQSLFMSVQLPSVLMKFMLPLAAAMLALTGVLALACFAKAFGISFLALPRSVHARHAEEVPWPMRIGMGLLAAVCILLGLAPMVVVPMLDRITAPMAGVSIAERMLGLEGWMLTPVDAEYASLSSPGLALILVAAGALGLALVALFGGFPKKRYSRTWGCGLPLTARMEYTATGFVQPIKRVFSTVYQPTVELETEFLEESKYFARRRRFAIHIEPVFERYLYAPVVACVSRLADRLRIIQAGSLHLYLAYIFVTLVVLLLLAM